From the Vibrio tubiashii ATCC 19109 genome, the window ACCGCCACCGAAGATTCCGAGCGAAATAAATACAATATCAAGCACACTGCAGATCGTCGCGGTTGTAAGGTGGTGATGGCGCTTAATGCCTTGATTTAGTACGTAAGCGTTTTGGGCGCCAATAGGGATGATCATACTTGCGCCTAGGCCAAAGCCTTGTAGTAGTAGCCAAAAGTTCACGGCTTTCTCTCCAACAAATTAACTGATATGGCGAGAAGATAAGTAAACTGTCAAAATAAGTATATTTAATAATTTTTATACTATATTAGACTATCTAATAAACTGGTCGTAGAGAGGAATAAAAGATGCGTGGCTTGGATTATCGGTGGATAGAAGCTCTAGAGGCGGTGATCAGTAGTGGTAATTTTGAGCGTGCCGCTGAAGCATTGTTTGTCTCTCAATCGGCAGTTTCGCAACGACTAAAACAGCTAGAAAAGTATCTAGCTCAACCCGTTTTAGTGCGCGAGCAACCGCCAAGACCTACCCCGATAGGGCAAAAGCTTCTCGCGCTCTACCAACAAGTCCAATTGCTAGAGTCCGAGTTGATTCCAGAGCTAGATAACGAAACGGCTGAGCGTCTACAAACCGCGGCTATTGCGACTAACGCAGACAGCTTAGCGACATGGCTGCTGCCTGCTTTAGCACCAATTATGAAGTCACGGCGGGTTCAGTTTGAACTTGAGGTTTATGGGGAAGCGAGAACGTTAGACAAATTAAAAAATGGCGAAGTCTTGGGCGCGTTAAGCATGGAGCCCAAAGCCATGGTTGGCTGTGAAGCGAAATACATTGGTCGGATGGATTATGTATGTGTGGCGAGCCCAGAGTTTGCTCAGGAGTATTTTCCAACAGGAGTGACGCGAGAAGGGCTAAAACAAGCACCGGCTGTCTCTTATGATCAGCATGATGAACTACATCGTGATTTTCTTAAGCAGCATTTTAATATTTCTCCCGATTCTGTGCCGCATCATCATGTTGCAAGCTCTGAGGCTTTCGTCAACTTAGCTTTGATGGGATGTGCTTATTGCTTGATCCCTAAGCTACAAATAGAACGGGAACTTGCCTCTGGAAAATTAGTGGATTTGATGCCGGGTTTTTTTATGAGCTTTCGTATTTACTGGCATCATTGGCAACTTGAAACGGGTTTACTTAAACAGGTGACACAGGCCATTGTCGAATACACAAAGGATTTGCTGCCGAAATAGCGAGTATGTAGCCGCGTAAGTGCTCAGTTAATTCTCTGTCAGAACTGATGGCTAGATCTTGGTGTAGATTTATTCCATGCCTATGATGTATTGAGTTAATGGCATATGGTAATTGAGTATGAAAGCTATCCCTACAGTTGTTGCAGCTTTGTCGCTGTCTTTAAGCAGTTTTGGCGTGTTGGCCAATAGTCCCGATTTTCCACATTTATCAACCACAGGTTATGGTGAAGTGATCGCCAAACCCGATATGGCTGAGTTCTCGGTTAAGGTTGTAGAGTCAACCATGACGGCAGAGCAAGCAAAGCAGTCGGTTGATAAAGTTGTCCGTACCTTCCTTGATGCTCTAAACAAAGAGGGCGTAGAGAAGCAGGACGTGACTAGCTCGAACCTCTACATTACCCCTCAATACCACTACCCTAAAGACGGTAAACCAGAGCTTGTAGGCTACCGAGCTTCACGCAGTGTTACGGTGACGGTCGAAGATTTGGCTGACTTAAACCAATACTTAGATCTGGCGCTCAACTCTGGCATCAATCAAGTTGATAACATTCAGCTAAAAGTCAAAGACCAAGCTAAGTATCAACAGCAGGCACGAATGGCGGCGATCAAAGATGCCAACAGCAAGGCCGAGTCGCTCGCAGAGGGCTTTGGTAAAGAGCTGAATGGTGTTTGGCGCATTGATTACAATATGCCTGGCAATCAGCCTGTTTTGCTGCGCTCAATGGCTATGGATGCGCGTTCAGAATCGAACAGTTACCAAGACTCTACCATCGTTATCCGCGATAGCGTTGATGTGATTTATAAGATCGATTGATCAATTCAGTGATTCTATTGCTAGTAAAGTCGCCCCTATTCTACTTCTTCCGGTAGGGGCTTTAATCCTATTTCGATTAAATGATATACTGCTCGGCCTTATCGACACGAGCCTTCTTCACCTAATGCAGCGTAAATCCGTATTTTCATATCTCGCTATTACTACGCTGGTCTTTTTTTCTCTCGTTTCTTTTTACTATTTCAAGAAACATCAACAGCTTGAAAAAGACATCATTGTTCAAAATGCTGAGTTGGCGATTCACCAGCTTGCGTACAGTGAGCGTGAATACCAAAGCGTTCGTAGCCAGTTTATCTCGATTATTGAGTTGCTTTCTCATAGTCGCAACCTCTATGAGTATGTACTAGAGCCGACAAAGACCAATAAAGGCGTTGTTGAAGAGGTTTGGTCGTCAGTTGCAAGCAATCAAAAGTGGTACACCCAGATCCGTTTTTTAGATACTAACGGAATGGAGAAAATTCGCCTCAATTACAGCGACGGAGTTGCCGAGGTTGAGAGCGAAAAAAATCTTCAAGATAAATCACAGCGAAATTATTACCTGTACGCTCAAACTCTGAATGAGAATGATATTGGCGTATGGGGAATCGATCTAGAGCATGAACATGGCAAGCTTGTCGAGCCTTATCAGCCCGCGCTGCGCTTAATTACACCTGTCTATGTCGCTGGAAGCCGAGCAGGTTATTTGGTCCTCAATATTGATGTTCGCTATCTTTCATCTCGTTTAAACTATTCGCCC encodes:
- a CDS encoding LysR family transcriptional regulator ArgP; amino-acid sequence: MRGLDYRWIEALEAVISSGNFERAAEALFVSQSAVSQRLKQLEKYLAQPVLVREQPPRPTPIGQKLLALYQQVQLLESELIPELDNETAERLQTAAIATNADSLATWLLPALAPIMKSRRVQFELEVYGEARTLDKLKNGEVLGALSMEPKAMVGCEAKYIGRMDYVCVASPEFAQEYFPTGVTREGLKQAPAVSYDQHDELHRDFLKQHFNISPDSVPHHHVASSEAFVNLALMGCAYCLIPKLQIERELASGKLVDLMPGFFMSFRIYWHHWQLETGLLKQVTQAIVEYTKDLLPK
- a CDS encoding oxidative stress defense protein, which codes for MKAIPTVVAALSLSLSSFGVLANSPDFPHLSTTGYGEVIAKPDMAEFSVKVVESTMTAEQAKQSVDKVVRTFLDALNKEGVEKQDVTSSNLYITPQYHYPKDGKPELVGYRASRSVTVTVEDLADLNQYLDLALNSGINQVDNIQLKVKDQAKYQQQARMAAIKDANSKAESLAEGFGKELNGVWRIDYNMPGNQPVLLRSMAMDARSESNSYQDSTIVIRDSVDVIYKID